The following proteins are co-located in the Microcystis wesenbergii NRERC-220 genome:
- a CDS encoding methylenetetrahydrofolate reductase: protein MTTRLQRAVQDREFLITAEITPPKGGNASHMLEMALWLKNRVHAANITDGSRAVVRMSSLAASAILYQHDIEPICQMACRDRNVIGLQADLMGAHALGLRNILALTGDPVKAGDHPKARAVFDLESVRLLKLIDKLNKGFDFNDKSLPDGPLELFAGAAVDVQSKSRSGLQSRFERKIEAGAQFFQSQLVTDFECLDKFMQEVASLADKPILAGIFLLKSAKNAVFLNKNVPGVQIPDQIIQRLADAPHPLEEGIKIAAEQIKLAQQLCQGVHIMAIKREDLVPKILDLAGIPPIHN from the coding sequence ATGACTACTCGTTTACAACGCGCGGTTCAAGACCGAGAATTTTTGATTACAGCCGAGATTACTCCCCCGAAAGGTGGTAATGCCAGTCATATGCTAGAAATGGCCCTCTGGCTAAAAAATCGCGTTCATGCGGCTAATATTACCGATGGCAGTCGCGCCGTAGTGCGAATGTCCTCTCTGGCTGCCTCCGCTATTCTCTATCAACACGACATTGAACCCATCTGTCAAATGGCCTGTCGCGATCGCAATGTGATCGGATTACAAGCAGATCTCATGGGCGCTCATGCTTTGGGATTGAGAAATATACTAGCTTTAACTGGAGATCCCGTCAAAGCAGGAGATCACCCCAAAGCTAGGGCAGTTTTTGACCTAGAATCGGTACGTTTGTTAAAATTGATCGATAAATTAAATAAAGGTTTTGACTTTAACGATAAATCTTTACCGGATGGACCCCTAGAACTTTTTGCTGGGGCTGCCGTCGATGTGCAGTCAAAAAGTAGGTCCGGTCTTCAAAGCCGTTTTGAGCGTAAAATCGAAGCAGGAGCGCAGTTTTTTCAAAGTCAATTAGTTACGGATTTCGAGTGCCTTGATAAGTTCATGCAAGAGGTGGCCTCGCTGGCCGATAAACCGATTCTAGCGGGGATTTTTCTGTTGAAATCAGCTAAAAATGCCGTATTTTTAAATAAAAATGTGCCGGGGGTACAAATTCCTGACCAGATTATTCAAAGACTCGCTGATGCACCTCATCCCCTCGAAGAAGGTATCAAAATCGCCGCCGAACAAATAAAATTAGCCCAGCAGTTATGTCAAGGTGTCCACATCATGGCGATTAAACGAGAGGATTTAGTCCCGAAAATTCTCGATCTGGCCGGTATCCCGCCAATACATAACTGA
- a CDS encoding type II toxin-antitoxin system Phd/YefM family antitoxin: MTTVELKQAKNQLNELWEAGLEGEEIIITENNEPVVKLSPVKLANKPPLQPRSAAGKVGIADDFDAPLTDFEDDQ; the protein is encoded by the coding sequence ATGACTACAGTTGAATTAAAACAAGCCAAAAATCAACTTAATGAGTTATGGGAAGCTGGACTTGAAGGTGAAGAAATTATCATCACAGAAAATAATGAACCTGTAGTTAAATTAAGTCCTGTAAAGTTAGCCAATAAACCACCGCTTCAACCCAGAAGTGCTGCGGGAAAAGTTGGGATAGCCGATGATTTTGATGCCCCTTTAACTGATTTTGAAGATGATCAATAA
- a CDS encoding IS4 family transposase, with protein sequence MLPSFYQACLQASLTQAQYLTLQILILLLQSHRTVQLERLAALFPQPITFESRRRNLQRFLKLPQLSVKLLWFPLIKHIIKQEFSEKNKNRHQRRKLKKLKHLGHLLLVIDRTDWKGRNLFVASVICGKRALPVYWILLDKQGSSNLGNQKNFLKPVLKFLKSYPVVVIGDREFHSVQLGKWLDEKGIAFILRQKKGTSLLLSGEENYQPLKALDIQPGTQHFFSDIYHTSAHKLGPFNLATRWKRRYRSKQAEAPWYLLTNLDSLDETLNLYESRFGIEAMFKDCKTGGYNIEKTKVSEPRFLALVLLIAIAYSLNTIRGQQLNILPHRVYICRLKESNRSAERHSDFWIGTYGTFWVESMDIFSELALSLIRLKPQKNPYFSKGLTAMSLIKQAL encoded by the coding sequence ATGTTACCATCATTCTATCAGGCCTGTTTACAAGCCAGCTTGACACAAGCACAATATCTGACTCTACAAATTCTTATACTGCTCCTACAAAGCCATAGAACAGTACAATTGGAGAGATTGGCCGCCTTATTTCCCCAACCAATTACCTTTGAAAGCAGAAGAAGAAATTTACAAAGGTTTCTCAAGTTACCGCAATTAAGTGTAAAATTGTTATGGTTTCCGCTAATTAAACACATTATTAAGCAAGAGTTTAGCGAAAAAAATAAAAATCGACATCAAAGAAGAAAACTGAAAAAACTTAAGCATCTGGGACATCTATTATTGGTAATTGACCGAACAGATTGGAAAGGAAGAAATTTGTTTGTAGCTAGTGTTATTTGTGGAAAAAGGGCGTTACCTGTGTACTGGATATTGTTAGATAAACAAGGAAGCAGTAATTTAGGGAACCAAAAAAACTTTCTCAAGCCGGTATTAAAATTTTTGAAATCCTACCCAGTTGTCGTGATAGGCGACCGAGAATTTCACAGTGTTCAACTAGGAAAGTGGCTAGACGAAAAGGGGATAGCCTTTATTCTGAGACAAAAGAAGGGAACATCTTTGCTATTATCAGGTGAAGAAAACTATCAACCTCTAAAAGCTCTAGATATTCAACCGGGGACTCAGCATTTTTTTTCGGATATTTATCATACATCTGCTCATAAACTTGGCCCTTTTAATTTGGCCACTCGCTGGAAAAGACGCTACCGTAGTAAACAAGCCGAAGCTCCTTGGTATCTTCTTACTAATCTTGACTCTTTGGATGAGACTTTAAATTTATATGAATCTCGTTTTGGCATTGAAGCAATGTTCAAAGATTGTAAAACGGGAGGTTATAATATCGAGAAAACTAAAGTTAGCGAACCGCGTTTTTTAGCTCTTGTTTTATTAATTGCTATCGCCTATTCTTTAAATACAATACGGGGTCAACAACTCAATATTTTACCCCACCGTGTTTATATTTGTCGCCTCAAAGAATCTAATCGTTCTGCTGAAAGACATAGTGATTTTTGGATAGGGACTTATGGTACTTTTTGGGTTGAGTCGATGGATATTTTTTCGGAACTTGCCCTTTCTTTGATACGCCTCAAACCCCAGAAAAACCCTTATTTCTCCAAAGGGTTAACGGCTATGAGCCTTATCAAGCAAGCTCTTTAA
- a CDS encoding GDSL-type esterase/lipase family protein, translated as MQTLPPPTKDKDAIMTHPLKIVALGDSLVYGYGDPVGGGWAERLRRLWMESAGHALYNLGIRGDRVVQVSERLEQEFRLRGEIRNRLPDLILLSVGVNDTARLGRPDGRTYTDHDLFQTQIEHLLGRARSLCPVLFIGMIPVDERKMPFLDCFYFNHRDQYRFKETTKQACLEQNIPYLDLFDLWMNRGDLWCQERLMQDGLHPNVQGYQSILEDILNWSPLTSFVGVDGFIQPFTGIVEK; from the coding sequence ATGCAAACTCTTCCTCCTCCTACTAAAGACAAAGACGCAATCATGACCCATCCCCTTAAAATCGTCGCTTTAGGAGATAGCCTTGTTTATGGCTATGGCGACCCCGTGGGTGGCGGTTGGGCCGAGCGCCTACGTCGTTTGTGGATGGAAAGTGCTGGTCATGCCCTGTATAATTTGGGTATTCGCGGCGATCGAGTGGTACAAGTGTCCGAACGTTTAGAACAGGAATTTCGTCTCAGGGGCGAAATTCGCAATCGTCTCCCCGACCTGATTCTTCTCTCCGTCGGTGTTAATGATACAGCCCGTTTAGGCCGGCCCGATGGTCGTACTTATACCGATCACGATCTTTTTCAAACTCAAATTGAACATTTACTCGGCCGGGCCCGTTCTCTTTGCCCGGTTTTGTTTATAGGTATGATTCCCGTGGATGAGCGGAAAATGCCCTTTTTAGATTGTTTTTACTTCAACCATCGCGATCAGTATCGTTTTAAGGAAACCACTAAACAAGCTTGTCTAGAGCAAAATATTCCCTATCTCGATTTATTTGATCTCTGGATGAACCGGGGTGATCTGTGGTGCCAAGAAAGATTAATGCAAGATGGACTTCATCCCAATGTGCAGGGCTATCAATCAATTTTAGAGGATATTTTAAACTGGTCGCCCCTCACCTCCTTTGTCGGTGTGGATGGTTTTATTCAACCGTTTACAGGAATTGTAGAAAAGTGA
- a CDS encoding GNAT family N-acetyltransferase — MNYSIRAAVATDVKAIFDLIVALAAYQELSHLMTGNSQALGDHLFGEKPYIEALVAEVEGKIVGFALFFANYSTFITKPGIYLEDIFVLPDYRSQGIGKALLMAVAKIAVARDAGLLEWTVLEWNQLAIDFYGKMGAKVFKEWQICRLTGTALTELGNSDK, encoded by the coding sequence ATGAATTATTCCATCCGTGCTGCCGTTGCTACCGATGTCAAGGCTATTTTTGACTTAATTGTTGCCTTAGCGGCCTATCAAGAACTCAGCCATTTAATGACAGGAAATAGTCAAGCTTTAGGGGATCATTTATTCGGAGAAAAACCCTACATCGAAGCATTGGTGGCGGAGGTAGAGGGTAAAATAGTTGGTTTTGCCCTATTTTTTGCTAACTATTCCACCTTTATAACTAAACCGGGGATTTATCTGGAAGATATCTTCGTTTTACCCGATTATCGCAGTCAAGGTATCGGGAAAGCTTTACTAATGGCTGTGGCTAAAATTGCCGTCGCTAGGGATGCAGGACTTTTAGAATGGACTGTCTTAGAGTGGAATCAACTGGCGATCGATTTTTATGGAAAAATGGGGGCTAAGGTCTTCAAAGAGTGGCAAATTTGTCGTCTCACCGGGACTGCTTTAACCGAATTGGGTAATAGCGATAAATAA
- the clpB gene encoding ATP-dependent chaperone ClpB, whose product MQPTDSNKFTEQAWDSIVKSQEIARRFKNQTLEVEHVIIALLEQNNGLATRILQKANIEIPRLQQQLEVFTNRQPKVAIVDQLYLGRGLDLLLDRAEASRESWQDKFISVEHLLVGFAEDERVGRKCLRTFNLDPQDLELAIKAIRGTQKVTEPNQEEKYEALDKYGRDLTAAAKEGKLDPVIGRDEEIRRVVQVLSRRSKNNPVLIGEPGVGKTAIAEGLAQRIVNGDVPESLKNRQLISLDMGSLIAGAKYRGEFEERLRSVMKEVTQSEGRIILFIDELHTVVGAGSREGGSMDAGNLLKPMLARGELRCIGATTLDEYRNHIEKDPALERRFQQVYIKEPSVEDTISILRGLKERYEVHHGVTITDSALVAAATLSHRYISDRFLPDKAIDLVDEAAAKLEVESTTKPADLEMIDRRLMQLQMEKFSLEKEEKKDRAFQERLERIIEEIEELESKQKPLADQWQTEKHIAEEIKLLREEEEQLRLQVEQAERAYDLNKAAQLKYGKLEILQGELEVKEKELETIQVAGATLLRQQVTDADIAEIVARWTGIPVNRLMESERQKLLELESHLQKKVVGQNEAVTAVAAAIRRARAGMKDPSRPIGSFLFMGPTGVGKTELARALAGLLFDSEEAMVRIDMSEYMEKHAVSRLIGAPPGYVGYEEGGQLSEAVRRRPYSVVLLDEVEKAHRDVFNILLQVLDDGRITDSQGRVVDFRNTIIVMTSNIGSDHILNVSEDADYEEMRKRVLTALRSHFRPEFLNRIDDLIIFHTLKKEELRYIVRLQLQRLERLLAEQKINLELTAAAEDHIVTVGYDPTYGARPLKRAIQRELENPLATKILEQAFMEGDTVVIDCLDEVLSFSKKELKKEGTTLELAVVNLSS is encoded by the coding sequence ATGCAACCCACAGACTCGAATAAATTTACCGAACAAGCTTGGGATTCGATCGTTAAATCGCAAGAAATTGCGCGACGCTTTAAAAATCAGACCTTAGAGGTGGAACACGTTATTATTGCCCTCCTAGAGCAGAATAACGGTCTAGCCACCCGGATTTTACAAAAAGCTAATATAGAAATTCCCCGACTGCAACAACAGCTAGAAGTCTTCACCAACCGACAGCCGAAAGTGGCCATCGTCGATCAATTATACCTAGGTCGTGGTCTTGATCTGTTACTCGATCGCGCGGAAGCATCCCGGGAAAGTTGGCAAGATAAATTTATCTCCGTCGAACATCTTCTCGTCGGTTTTGCCGAAGATGAAAGGGTTGGCCGGAAATGTTTACGCACTTTCAATCTTGACCCCCAAGATTTAGAATTGGCCATCAAAGCGATTCGCGGTACTCAAAAGGTTACTGAACCCAATCAAGAGGAAAAATACGAGGCTTTAGATAAATATGGCCGGGATTTAACAGCAGCGGCCAAAGAAGGCAAATTAGACCCGGTTATCGGTCGTGATGAAGAAATTCGACGGGTGGTACAAGTCCTCTCGCGACGGTCGAAAAATAACCCGGTTTTAATCGGTGAACCGGGGGTAGGAAAAACCGCTATCGCTGAAGGATTGGCCCAAAGGATTGTTAACGGAGATGTTCCCGAATCTTTGAAAAATCGTCAGTTAATTTCCCTCGATATGGGAAGTTTAATCGCTGGGGCAAAATATCGAGGCGAATTTGAGGAAAGATTGCGGTCAGTCATGAAAGAAGTGACCCAATCAGAAGGGCGAATTATTCTCTTTATCGATGAACTACATACCGTTGTCGGTGCGGGTTCTAGGGAAGGGGGATCGATGGATGCGGGCAACCTATTAAAACCTATGTTAGCTCGGGGGGAATTGCGCTGTATTGGGGCGACAACTTTAGATGAATATCGCAATCATATTGAAAAAGACCCCGCTTTAGAAAGACGTTTTCAACAGGTTTATATTAAGGAACCTTCCGTGGAGGATACTATCTCAATTCTCCGGGGTTTAAAAGAACGTTATGAGGTGCATCATGGGGTGACAATTACCGATTCGGCCCTAGTGGCAGCAGCTACCCTATCCCATCGTTATATTAGCGATCGTTTTTTACCGGATAAAGCGATCGATTTAGTCGATGAAGCGGCGGCCAAATTAGAGGTAGAAAGTACGACTAAACCCGCCGATTTGGAAATGATAGATCGTCGCTTAATGCAGTTACAGATGGAAAAATTCTCTTTGGAAAAAGAGGAGAAAAAAGATCGAGCTTTTCAAGAGCGTTTAGAAAGAATTATCGAAGAAATTGAGGAATTAGAAAGTAAACAAAAGCCTCTCGCTGACCAATGGCAAACGGAAAAACATATCGCCGAGGAAATTAAATTGTTACGAGAGGAAGAAGAACAATTGCGCCTACAGGTGGAACAGGCCGAACGAGCTTATGATCTCAATAAAGCGGCCCAATTAAAGTATGGCAAACTAGAAATTTTACAGGGGGAATTAGAAGTAAAAGAAAAAGAACTAGAAACGATTCAAGTTGCCGGGGCAACCCTGTTAAGACAACAAGTCACCGATGCCGATATCGCCGAAATAGTTGCCCGTTGGACGGGAATTCCAGTCAATCGTTTAATGGAATCGGAACGACAAAAATTATTAGAATTAGAGTCTCATTTACAGAAAAAAGTTGTCGGACAAAATGAAGCGGTCACGGCAGTAGCGGCGGCGATTCGACGCGCACGCGCGGGAATGAAAGATCCCTCGCGTCCGATTGGTTCATTCCTATTTATGGGACCCACAGGAGTGGGTAAAACCGAGTTAGCGCGGGCCTTGGCGGGGTTACTGTTCGACTCCGAGGAAGCCATGGTTCGCATCGATATGTCGGAATACATGGAAAAACACGCGGTTTCGCGGTTAATCGGCGCGCCTCCGGGTTATGTGGGTTACGAGGAAGGGGGACAACTATCGGAAGCGGTGCGTCGTCGTCCCTATTCTGTGGTTTTATTGGATGAAGTGGAGAAAGCCCATCGCGATGTTTTTAACATTTTATTACAAGTGCTTGACGATGGGCGCATTACCGACTCTCAGGGGCGAGTGGTGGATTTTCGGAATACGATTATCGTCATGACCAGTAATATTGGCAGTGACCATATTTTAAATGTTTCCGAAGATGCCGATTATGAGGAGATGCGGAAACGGGTTTTAACAGCTTTGCGGAGTCATTTTCGTCCCGAATTTTTGAATCGTATCGACGATTTAATTATTTTCCATACCCTCAAAAAAGAAGAATTGCGTTACATTGTTCGTCTGCAATTACAGCGTCTGGAAAGATTATTAGCAGAACAAAAAATCAATCTAGAATTAACTGCGGCAGCAGAAGATCATATCGTTACTGTTGGTTACGATCCTACCTACGGTGCGCGACCTTTAAAACGTGCTATCCAACGGGAGTTAGAGAATCCTTTAGCCACAAAAATTCTCGAACAAGCTTTTATGGAAGGGGATACGGTAGTAATTGATTGTCTGGATGAAGTGTTAAGTTTTAGCAAAAAGGAGCTAAAAAAGGAAGGGACAACATTAGAATTAGCCGTGGTTAACCTCAGTTCCTGA